The following are encoded in a window of Acidobacteriota bacterium genomic DNA:
- the ligD gene encoding DNA ligase D, whose amino-acid sequence MAADDKLKEYREKRSPEQTPEPFGGAGPAGRFVVQKHSARNLHYDLRLEWGGVLLSWAVPKGPSPDPADKRGAFQTEDHPLGYADFEGVIPEGNYGAGPMIVWDQGMWTPLNDPDEGLREGKLHFELRGYKMRGGWELIRPRAEKQNEWLLFKKRDALAGDPLRECWTEESVFSAITVEELGQGHERSKPIRERLESWGAPRIEGGLPKLGEIPLMLAEPGGRPFSDPGWCFELKYDGYRLLAFKEGTRGRLQYRKGSEATRIYPAVSRMLGGLPYSSLVADGEIVVLDEQARPSFQRLQKRAMLNRSADIQRADLEHPALLYLFDLLIFEDFDLRPLTYLQRKEILAMVVPKAGPLRFAQHIPEKGRELFSHVEALGVEGLIAKRSEAAYTAGRSGDWVKIRAERHQDCVIVSMVHPKSGARTGFASLELGVFQAGKLHYAGSVGTGFSQKLIDEISAMLEPLRRKDPPCQGQVPKVKRTWVEPQLVCRVRYTEWTEAENLRLPVFEKLRPEVKPEECLREHEDAPEEPPSAPPSEERRIPFTNREKVFWPKDGYSKGDLIDYYHSVAPWLMPYLTDRPLVLTRYPDGIEGKYFFQKNAPDYLPDWVRTERIWSQHAEREIDHIVCDNPETLLYLANLGTIPLHVWSSRFANLAHPDWSIIDLDPKDAPFEDVVTLARAFHELCQEIELPAFCKTSGSSGLHVLVPLAGLCTYKQSRDLAELLSRVVALEHGEIATLFRSLDKRQGKVYLDTGQNGHGKLLVSPFSVRPLPAAPVSCPLRWEEVKTGLKLSDYHIRSLPHRLKEEGDPLSPLLHSQPDFGEVLQRLSRRLQTN is encoded by the coding sequence ATGGCCGCCGACGACAAGCTGAAGGAGTATCGAGAGAAGCGCTCGCCCGAGCAGACACCCGAACCTTTCGGGGGCGCCGGACCCGCGGGACGCTTCGTGGTGCAGAAGCACTCGGCCCGAAACCTTCACTACGACCTGCGTTTGGAGTGGGGAGGCGTACTGCTTTCCTGGGCCGTCCCCAAAGGCCCTTCGCCGGACCCCGCCGACAAGCGGGGCGCCTTCCAGACCGAAGACCACCCCCTGGGCTACGCCGACTTCGAAGGCGTCATCCCGGAAGGGAACTACGGGGCCGGCCCCATGATCGTTTGGGATCAGGGCATGTGGACGCCTCTCAACGATCCCGACGAGGGGCTGAGGGAGGGCAAGCTGCATTTCGAACTGAGGGGCTACAAGATGCGGGGCGGATGGGAACTGATCCGTCCCCGGGCCGAGAAGCAAAACGAATGGCTGCTCTTCAAGAAGCGCGACGCCCTGGCCGGCGATCCGCTGCGCGAGTGCTGGACGGAGGAGTCGGTCTTCTCGGCCATCACGGTGGAAGAGCTGGGGCAAGGGCACGAGCGCTCCAAGCCCATCCGTGAGCGCCTGGAAAGCTGGGGCGCCCCCCGCATCGAGGGCGGCCTTCCCAAGCTGGGCGAGATCCCCTTGATGCTGGCAGAACCCGGCGGCCGGCCATTTTCAGACCCTGGCTGGTGCTTCGAGCTCAAGTACGACGGATATCGCCTGCTGGCCTTCAAGGAAGGCACGCGCGGCCGTCTTCAATACCGCAAGGGCTCGGAAGCCACCCGCATCTACCCGGCCGTTTCCCGCATGCTGGGCGGACTGCCCTACTCCTCGCTGGTGGCCGATGGAGAAATCGTGGTGCTGGACGAACAAGCCCGGCCCAGCTTCCAGCGGCTGCAGAAGCGCGCCATGCTCAACCGCAGCGCCGACATCCAGCGGGCTGACCTGGAGCATCCGGCGCTTCTCTATCTCTTCGACCTGCTCATCTTCGAGGACTTCGACCTGCGTCCGCTCACCTACCTGCAGCGCAAGGAGATCCTGGCCATGGTGGTCCCCAAAGCGGGACCGCTGCGCTTTGCCCAGCACATTCCCGAAAAAGGCCGCGAGCTCTTTTCCCACGTGGAAGCCCTGGGTGTGGAGGGATTGATCGCCAAGCGAAGCGAGGCGGCTTACACGGCGGGACGCAGCGGCGATTGGGTCAAGATCCGTGCCGAGCGCCACCAGGACTGCGTGATCGTTTCCATGGTCCACCCCAAGTCGGGCGCCCGCACGGGATTCGCCTCTCTGGAACTGGGAGTCTTTCAGGCCGGCAAGCTCCACTACGCAGGCTCGGTGGGGACCGGCTTCTCGCAAAAGCTCATCGACGAGATCTCGGCCATGCTGGAGCCGCTGCGGCGAAAAGATCCTCCCTGCCAGGGCCAGGTTCCCAAAGTCAAGCGCACCTGGGTCGAACCGCAACTGGTTTGCCGCGTCCGCTACACCGAATGGACGGAAGCCGAAAACCTGCGCCTGCCGGTCTTCGAAAAGCTGCGGCCCGAGGTCAAGCCCGAGGAATGCCTGCGCGAGCACGAGGACGCCCCGGAAGAGCCGCCCTCCGCCCCGCCTTCCGAAGAACGCCGCATCCCTTTCACCAACCGCGAAAAAGTGTTCTGGCCCAAGGACGGCTACAGCAAGGGCGACCTGATCGATTACTACCACTCGGTGGCCCCCTGGCTGATGCCCTACCTGACCGACCGTCCGCTGGTCCTGACCCGTTATCCCGACGGCATCGAAGGCAAGTACTTTTTCCAGAAAAACGCCCCCGACTACCTGCCCGATTGGGTGCGCACCGAGCGCATCTGGAGCCAGCACGCCGAGCGCGAGATCGACCACATTGTCTGCGACAATCCCGAGACGCTGCTCTACCTGGCCAACCTGGGAACCATCCCCCTGCACGTTTGGTCGAGCCGCTTCGCCAATCTGGCCCATCCCGACTGGAGCATCATCGATCTGGATCCCAAGGACGCTCCCTTCGAGGACGTCGTCACCCTGGCCCGCGCCTTCCACGAACTGTGCCAGGAGATCGAACTGCCGGCCTTCTGCAAGACCAGCGGCTCCAGCGGACTGCACGTGCTGGTGCCGCTGGCCGGACTCTGCACCTACAAGCAGTCGCGCGACCTGGCCGAACTGCTGTCGCGGGTGGTGGCGCTGGAGCATGGGGAAATCGCCACCCTCTTCCGCTCATTGGACAAGCGCCAAGGCAAGGTCTACCTCGACACGGGACAGAACGGCCACGGCAAGCTGCTGGTCTCGCCCTTTTCCGTCCGCCCGCTGCCGGCCGCTCCAGTCTCCTGCCCTCTGCGCTGGGAGGAGGTCAAGACGGGACTGAAGCTTTCCGACTATCACATACGCTCCCTCCCCCATCGCCTCAAGGAAGAAGGCGACCCGCTCTCCCCACTGCTGCACAGCCAGCCCGATTTCGGAGAGGTCTTGCAGCGCCTCTCTAGACGTTTGCAGACCAACTGA
- a CDS encoding Ku protein, translating to MATRSMGKATVSFGLVSIPIKIFTSSDSSSSVSFNLLDPESKTRLRQQLINAKGDVVERKDAIKGYEFAKDQYVTFTQEELRELEAQANKTIEISEFIPAKEIDPVYFDKAYYLSPDQGGERAYALLAKALQKSGRVALARYAARGKEYLVMVRCMGDGALVMQHLRYQEEVRALDEIPLPQVEVKEPELDLAMQLIDQVSHEEFHPENYRDTVSKRVRELIEKKVEGEDIVSTAGEAPQAQIIDLMSALKASLGGDDKERKSAKAAEEGPQEEAQEKAAES from the coding sequence ATGGCTACACGATCGATGGGCAAGGCGACGGTTTCCTTCGGACTGGTTTCCATTCCGATCAAGATCTTCACCTCTTCGGACAGTTCTTCTTCGGTGTCCTTCAACCTGCTCGACCCCGAGAGCAAGACGCGGCTGCGCCAGCAGTTGATCAACGCCAAAGGCGACGTGGTGGAGCGCAAGGACGCCATCAAGGGCTACGAGTTCGCCAAGGACCAGTACGTGACCTTCACCCAGGAGGAATTGCGGGAACTGGAGGCCCAGGCCAACAAGACCATCGAGATCAGCGAATTCATCCCTGCCAAGGAGATCGATCCCGTCTATTTCGACAAGGCCTACTATCTGAGTCCCGATCAGGGAGGGGAAAGGGCATACGCGCTGCTGGCCAAGGCCCTGCAAAAAAGCGGACGGGTGGCCCTGGCCCGCTACGCCGCCCGCGGCAAGGAATACCTGGTGATGGTGCGCTGCATGGGAGACGGCGCCCTGGTCATGCAGCACCTGCGCTACCAGGAAGAAGTGCGGGCGCTGGACGAGATTCCGCTGCCCCAAGTCGAGGTCAAAGAGCCCGAACTCGATTTGGCCATGCAGCTTATCGACCAGGTCTCTCACGAGGAGTTCCACCCCGAGAACTACCGCGACACCGTCTCTAAGAGGGTGCGCGAGCTGATCGAAAAGAAAGTGGAAGGCGAGGACATCGTGAGCACCGCGGGAGAGGCTCCTCAGGCCCAGATCATCGACCTCATGTCGGCCCTCAAAGCCAGTCTGGGCGGGGACGACAAGGAACGCAAATCAGCCAAGGCGGCTGAGGAGGGGCCTCAAGAAGAAGCCCAAGAGAAGGCCGCCGAGTCGTAG
- a CDS encoding tetratricopeptide repeat protein codes for MDGDAPYPGGYTTRQVGRLLGIPDYAVRGYVYSGLISPRRGTRAEYRYSFQDLVVMRMALELCSRLSPRRVFRDLRRFKTQLPEGRSLSTLQINVEGEELVVRNGDECCNSCGQRVFDFDLSELAEKARPLARANARRSRRDERAHSADSWFETGRDLEQVDRCEAAQAYMRALRLNPFHLKAHINLGRLRHESGALNEAVAHYRNALKASPRDVTAAFNLAVALQDMDLRQEALEAYRQLLSIEPRYADAHYNISRLYEDLGRRKEALRHMTTYRNLVKSV; via the coding sequence ATGGACGGCGATGCCCCCTATCCAGGAGGATATACCACCCGGCAGGTTGGGCGCCTGTTGGGCATTCCCGACTATGCCGTCAGAGGCTATGTCTATTCGGGACTGATTTCGCCCCGTCGCGGCACGCGCGCCGAGTACCGTTATTCCTTTCAGGACCTGGTGGTGATGCGCATGGCCCTCGAGCTGTGCAGCCGTCTTTCGCCCCGCCGCGTCTTCCGCGATCTGCGGCGCTTCAAGACGCAGCTTCCCGAAGGACGCTCGCTCAGCACCCTGCAAATCAACGTGGAAGGCGAAGAGCTGGTGGTGCGCAACGGCGACGAGTGCTGCAATTCCTGCGGCCAGCGGGTCTTCGATTTCGACCTCTCGGAACTGGCCGAGAAAGCCCGTCCGCTGGCCCGCGCCAACGCCCGCCGTTCCCGCCGCGATGAACGGGCCCACAGCGCCGATTCCTGGTTCGAGACGGGACGCGACCTGGAGCAGGTCGACCGCTGCGAGGCCGCCCAGGCCTACATGCGGGCCTTGCGGCTCAATCCCTTCCACCTCAAGGCCCATATCAACCTGGGACGCCTGCGTCACGAGTCGGGAGCCCTCAACGAAGCCGTGGCCCACTACCGCAACGCCCTCAAGGCTTCGCCCCGCGACGTGACGGCGGCCTTCAACCTGGCGGTGGCCCTGCAAGACATGGACCTCCGTCAGGAAGCCCTGGAAGCCTACCGCCAACTCCTCTCCATCGAACCCCGCTACGCCGACGCCCACTACAACATCTCCCGCCTCTACGAAGACCTGGGACGCCGCAAAGAAGCCCTGCGCCACATGACCACCTACCGCAACCTGGTGAAATCGGTCTGA
- a CDS encoding protein kinase produces MKSKTVHHYQILRRLGAGGAGVVYSAFDMKLMRPVVLKKLHRGSASDQKRRARLLREARMASAIEHPNVCPVYEVGEAEGNDFIVMQFVEGRTLEQLIAEGPLNLYLALSIAIQTADGLAAAHRLGILHRDLKPANLMISDNGVVKILDFGLAVRTEGTAKAARETSPPAASVAESGGFSSSGRMGTFYYMAPEQFVTLKASEQTDIFALGLILYQMITGSHPFWFRNADQNQVARAIQYKAAPPLEDFRPDLPADFQQVVSKALDKQPSGRYKTAADLRDALKTVMKSLHYEVGVVPGEASAVLPAPEAKRDKRSGIFSLLAERFLGAGSPRIPANTLAVLPFQSSRESPQDRFLGFALADAVATRLSRIPWLQVRPSSTVMSVPHLPANPAQAGKQLRAAAVLQGKYRLGEEGFSLNWQLLASLSETVLSGGSISLPGGEAPAIQNRVSEEIYAAISSMSGLRPAAADDDGSVAQGLRRRRDRDLPAEYLEARAVLTSYALRGGHGKDLKQARQMLQGVLQDNPQLAPVHSALGISHLLAVRNGAVHAEHLKKAQDHLAQALELDPQLVEANLFRLYTFLWRGEKAAARRGVQNLLDKAPEDPEVHTVAGVIQRLDGLYPQALESFSEALRLNPAVATTVYYQRGRTHVYRGDPEAAFHEVNKGLALEPRHTLLRSSLGYLLVRFEEFTQAIETLQEIVDEDPHLRLAYPTLAIAYLSAGHPTVARDLITDEILSSGRHDGDMAYRLATYFAVAADRDQALAWLRKAVYLGNESHPWLSTNPLWTPLNGDPDLNKILQDLKNTHTQNQRLWLNP; encoded by the coding sequence ATGAAGTCGAAGACGGTCCACCACTACCAGATCCTGCGCCGTCTGGGCGCGGGTGGCGCGGGCGTGGTCTATTCAGCCTTCGATATGAAGCTGATGCGTCCGGTGGTGCTGAAGAAGCTGCACCGCGGCTCGGCCTCCGACCAGAAGCGGCGGGCCCGCCTTTTGCGTGAAGCGCGCATGGCCTCGGCCATCGAGCACCCCAACGTTTGTCCCGTCTACGAGGTGGGGGAAGCCGAGGGCAATGACTTCATCGTCATGCAGTTCGTGGAGGGTCGGACGCTGGAGCAGCTCATCGCAGAAGGTCCTCTCAACCTCTACCTGGCGCTCTCCATCGCCATCCAAACGGCGGACGGCCTGGCGGCGGCTCACCGCCTGGGGATTCTTCACCGCGACCTCAAGCCGGCCAACCTGATGATCTCCGACAACGGGGTGGTCAAGATCCTCGATTTCGGCCTGGCCGTGCGGACCGAGGGGACGGCCAAGGCGGCTCGGGAAACCTCCCCGCCCGCGGCTTCGGTCGCTGAGAGCGGCGGATTCTCCAGTTCGGGACGCATGGGCACCTTCTACTACATGGCGCCCGAGCAGTTCGTCACCCTCAAGGCCAGCGAGCAAACCGACATCTTCGCGTTGGGGCTGATCCTCTACCAGATGATCACGGGCAGCCATCCTTTCTGGTTTCGCAATGCCGACCAGAACCAAGTGGCGCGCGCCATCCAATACAAGGCGGCGCCTCCGCTGGAGGACTTCAGGCCGGATCTCCCCGCCGATTTTCAGCAGGTGGTGTCGAAGGCGCTGGACAAGCAGCCGTCCGGGCGCTACAAGACGGCGGCCGACCTGCGCGACGCGCTCAAGACGGTGATGAAGTCGCTGCATTACGAGGTAGGGGTGGTGCCAGGGGAGGCTTCGGCCGTCCTGCCTGCGCCGGAGGCCAAACGGGACAAGCGCAGCGGCATCTTTTCGCTGCTGGCGGAGCGTTTTCTAGGTGCCGGATCGCCGCGCATCCCGGCCAATACTCTGGCCGTGCTGCCCTTTCAATCCTCGCGCGAATCGCCTCAAGACCGCTTTCTGGGATTCGCTTTGGCTGATGCTGTCGCCACCCGCCTCTCGCGCATACCCTGGCTGCAGGTGCGTCCTTCCAGCACGGTGATGTCGGTGCCCCACCTGCCTGCCAATCCTGCTCAGGCCGGCAAGCAACTGCGTGCGGCGGCCGTCCTGCAGGGAAAGTACCGCCTGGGCGAGGAAGGCTTCAGCCTCAACTGGCAGTTGCTCGCCAGCCTCTCCGAAACGGTGCTTTCGGGGGGCTCGATCAGCCTGCCGGGAGGGGAAGCGCCCGCCATCCAGAACCGGGTCAGCGAGGAGATCTACGCGGCCATCAGCAGCATGAGCGGCCTGCGTCCGGCGGCCGCGGACGACGATGGCTCCGTTGCTCAGGGCCTCCGCCGCAGGCGCGACAGGGACCTGCCGGCCGAGTACCTGGAGGCCCGCGCCGTCCTCACCAGCTACGCCCTGCGCGGAGGTCACGGCAAAGACCTCAAGCAGGCCCGCCAGATGCTGCAGGGCGTCCTGCAAGACAATCCGCAACTGGCTCCCGTCCACTCGGCGCTGGGCATCTCCCACCTGCTGGCGGTGCGCAACGGAGCCGTCCATGCCGAGCATCTCAAGAAGGCCCAGGACCACCTGGCCCAGGCCCTGGAACTCGATCCCCAACTGGTTGAAGCCAACCTCTTCCGCCTCTACACTTTCCTCTGGCGGGGCGAGAAGGCGGCGGCCCGCCGGGGTGTCCAGAACCTGCTCGACAAGGCTCCCGAAGATCCCGAGGTGCACACCGTGGCGGGGGTCATCCAGCGCCTCGACGGACTCTATCCGCAAGCCCTCGAGTCCTTCTCGGAGGCCCTGCGACTCAATCCCGCCGTAGCCACCACCGTCTACTACCAGCGTGGACGCACCCACGTCTACCGCGGCGACCCCGAGGCGGCCTTCCACGAGGTCAACAAAGGCCTGGCCCTGGAGCCCCGCCACACCCTCCTGCGCTCGTCCCTGGGCTACCTCCTCGTGCGTTTCGAGGAGTTCACCCAAGCCATCGAAACCCTGCAAGAGATCGTCGACGAAGACCCTCACCTGCGCCTGGCCTATCCCACTCTGGCCATCGCCTACCTCTCTGCCGGCCACCCCACCGTCGCCCGCGACCTCATCACCGACGAAATCCTTTCCTCGGGCCGCCACGACGGCGACATGGCCTACCGCCTGGCCACCTACTTCGCCGTAGCCGCTGACCGCGACCAAGCCCTCGCCTGGCTCCGCAAAGCCGTCTACCTGGGCAACGAAAGCCACCCCTGGCTCTCCACCAACCCCCTCTGGACCCCCCTCAACGGCGATCCCGACCTCAACAAAATCCTCCAAGACCTCAAAAATACCCACACCCAAAACCAACGCCTCTGGCTCAACCCGTAA
- a CDS encoding sodium:solute symporter, with protein sequence MGLLETLDWLVVGFYFVVVFAVAIWATQREKGTRKTSQGYFLAGRNVGWFIIGASLFASNIGSEHLVGLAGTGANSGVAVGQFEILASLILLLLGWVFVPFYLESGVFTMPEFLERRYSSGARWYLAGISIVGYVLTKISVTIYAGGIVFESLMGINFWTGALVVVLATGVYTVFGGLRAVLYTDMLQMFVLVGGAVAVTLIGLSELGGWDEMYATAGSSFFDMWKPVSDPSFPWTGILFGAPILGVWYWCTDQFIVQRVLSASDQDNARRGTIFGGFLKVLPLFIFVIPGVVAYSLSQKGMMELAEPDQALPTMIGVLLPAGLKGLVVAGLLAALMSSLSSVFNSCSTLITWDIYRKVHPEATERRLVWVGQISTVVLVGLGLLWIPMMQFISGRLYEYLQSVQAYISPPIAAVFLIGIFYKRVNASGAIASLLTGFVLGMSRLALELYKSELTPGSMLHTYADINFLHFAILLFAICSTVLLVVSLLTPPQSEAKLAGLTYATTEVADESTQAGKRNDLLLTGLLILCVVAVWIYFSG encoded by the coding sequence GTGGGACTTCTTGAGACATTGGACTGGCTGGTTGTGGGCTTTTACTTCGTGGTCGTTTTCGCGGTGGCCATTTGGGCCACGCAGCGCGAAAAGGGGACGCGGAAGACCTCGCAGGGGTATTTTCTGGCGGGACGCAACGTGGGGTGGTTCATCATCGGCGCCTCGCTGTTCGCCTCCAACATCGGGTCGGAGCATCTGGTGGGGTTGGCCGGGACGGGGGCCAACAGCGGCGTGGCCGTGGGGCAGTTCGAGATTCTGGCCTCGCTGATTCTGCTGCTCTTGGGGTGGGTCTTCGTGCCCTTCTACCTGGAGAGCGGCGTGTTTACCATGCCGGAGTTCCTGGAGCGGCGCTATTCCTCGGGAGCACGCTGGTATCTGGCGGGGATTTCGATTGTCGGGTATGTGCTGACCAAGATTTCGGTCACCATCTATGCCGGGGGCATCGTCTTCGAGTCCCTGATGGGGATTAACTTTTGGACGGGCGCCCTGGTCGTTGTGTTGGCGACCGGAGTCTACACGGTCTTCGGCGGACTCAGGGCCGTGCTCTACACCGACATGCTGCAAATGTTCGTGCTGGTGGGCGGCGCCGTGGCGGTGACCCTCATCGGACTCTCCGAGCTGGGCGGCTGGGACGAGATGTACGCTACCGCCGGAAGCAGCTTCTTCGACATGTGGAAGCCCGTCAGCGATCCCAGCTTTCCCTGGACGGGGATTCTTTTCGGCGCTCCCATTCTGGGCGTCTGGTATTGGTGCACCGACCAGTTCATCGTCCAGCGCGTGCTCTCGGCCTCCGACCAGGACAACGCCCGCCGCGGAACCATCTTCGGCGGCTTCCTGAAGGTTCTGCCTCTCTTCATCTTCGTGATTCCCGGGGTGGTGGCCTACTCGCTCTCGCAGAAGGGAATGATGGAATTGGCCGAGCCCGATCAGGCGCTTCCGACCATGATCGGCGTCCTGCTGCCGGCCGGGCTCAAAGGACTGGTGGTGGCCGGACTGCTGGCCGCCCTGATGAGCTCGCTGTCGTCGGTCTTCAACTCCTGCTCGACGCTCATCACCTGGGACATCTACCGCAAGGTCCATCCCGAGGCTACCGAGCGCCGCCTGGTGTGGGTGGGACAGATTTCGACGGTGGTTCTGGTGGGACTTGGACTGCTGTGGATCCCCATGATGCAGTTCATCTCAGGCCGCCTCTACGAATACCTGCAAAGCGTACAGGCCTATATTTCGCCGCCCATCGCCGCCGTCTTTCTCATCGGCATCTTCTACAAGCGGGTCAACGCGTCCGGCGCCATCGCTTCGCTGCTGACCGGATTCGTGCTGGGCATGTCGCGGCTGGCGCTGGAGCTTTACAAGTCGGAGCTGACGCCAGGATCGATGCTTCACACTTATGCCGACATCAACTTCCTCCACTTCGCCATCCTGCTTTTCGCCATCTGCTCGACAGTTCTGCTCGTGGTCAGCCTGCTGACGCCCCCCCAATCGGAGGCCAAGCTGGCCGGACTCACCTACGCCACCACCGAGGTGGCCGACGAGTCGACCCAAGCCGGCAAGCGAAACGACCTGCTTCTCACCGGCCTGCTCATCCTTTGCGTGGTGGCGGTATGGATCTATTTTTCGGGTTGA
- a CDS encoding DUF1028 domain-containing protein, with protein sequence MFLTWTLSLLLLAGQPQARPSELAHTYSIVAYDEQTGEVGGAVQSHWFSVGSIVVWAQGGVGAVATQSFVNVDYGPLGLRAMASGERPGPALERLTQADPGRDVRQVAFVDVSGRVAAHTGQKCIRHHCDVQGDGFSVQANMMLKSTVCTAMAEAFRSARGSLARRLMAALQAAEAEGGDIRGRQSAALKVVSAAKPEQPWEGVMVDIRVDDHQRPLQELERLLTVQEAYNDMNAGDLAIEHGQMEQALQHYARAEEKLPGRLEPRYWHAVQLVSVGRLQEALPIFKEIFAQDGNWLELTRRLAEVDLLPQDPEVLKAIEEQAP encoded by the coding sequence ATGTTCTTGACCTGGACTCTAAGTCTTTTGCTGTTGGCGGGCCAGCCCCAGGCCAGGCCGTCGGAGTTGGCCCACACCTATTCCATCGTGGCCTACGATGAGCAGACCGGGGAGGTGGGCGGAGCCGTCCAGTCCCACTGGTTCTCGGTGGGAAGCATCGTCGTTTGGGCCCAGGGAGGAGTAGGGGCGGTGGCCACCCAGTCCTTCGTCAACGTCGACTACGGTCCCCTGGGACTGCGGGCCATGGCTTCGGGAGAGCGACCCGGACCCGCCCTCGAGCGCTTGACTCAGGCCGACCCGGGACGGGACGTCCGCCAGGTGGCCTTTGTCGACGTCTCAGGACGGGTGGCGGCCCACACGGGCCAGAAGTGCATCCGCCATCATTGCGATGTGCAGGGTGACGGGTTCAGCGTGCAGGCCAACATGATGCTCAAGTCCACCGTGTGCACGGCCATGGCCGAGGCCTTCCGCTCCGCCCGCGGATCGCTGGCCCGTCGCCTGATGGCCGCATTGCAGGCCGCCGAAGCTGAAGGAGGCGACATCCGGGGACGCCAGAGCGCCGCCCTCAAGGTGGTCTCGGCCGCCAAGCCGGAACAGCCCTGGGAGGGCGTGATGGTGGATATCCGCGTCGACGACCATCAGCGTCCGCTGCAGGAACTGGAGCGTCTGCTCACCGTGCAGGAAGCCTACAACGACATGAACGCCGGAGACCTGGCCATCGAGCACGGGCAGATGGAACAAGCGCTGCAACACTATGCGCGCGCCGAGGAGAAGCTTCCAGGACGGCTGGAGCCGCGCTACTGGCACGCCGTCCAACTGGTCTCGGTGGGACGCCTGCAGGAAGCCTTGCCGATCTTCAAGGAGATCTTCGCCCAGGACGGGAATTGGCTGGAACTGACGCGGCGGCTGGCGGAGGTGGACCTGCTTCCCCAAGACCCTGAGGTCCTCAAGGCCATCGAAGAGCAGGCCCCCTAG